A section of the Telopea speciosissima isolate NSW1024214 ecotype Mountain lineage chromosome 3, Tspe_v1, whole genome shotgun sequence genome encodes:
- the LOC122655460 gene encoding pentatricopeptide repeat-containing protein DOT4, chloroplastic-like: protein MYSKIGRTQDAVLVFEEMPMRDAVSYNTMINGFGSNGFYEEVMMVFYQILKSGFLPNMESVSHAIMACGELKCMSMGLLIHCFVIQKGFYSDVAIVNSLISMYVKAGRLEIGRHIFYEMQKRDLVSWNSLITGYARNGDWFEAVDLFLTMQKVESFTPSPVTFLGLVIACGQARNLYMGESIHGLLIHMGLLSDFRLGTSIVDMYSKCGRVDCARSIFDVDLSERSLVSWNSLIAGYSQNGYDYDAVLLFEQMLLDTHVKPDSITIANVIPAYASLADLRSVSTVHGIVIKRGLELESDTVLGTAMVDAYGKCLDIESATSLFASMRKFNVATWNALISGYNLSQHANWGLSLFLEMLQSEVLPDSITMVMLFQSCGVFGSLKQGSMLHCHCLSRGFDSHITVGNAIIDMYMRFGGVTTSVVLFNIMPSKNVITWNTMLCGYVKNGLSTLALKLFHQMQLENHPKVDPVTMISIIQASTTISAGQGAEMMHGFALKIGFDSDTMVGNSLVDAYAKNGFIVNARSLFEQMGRSRDQSSWNTMIAGCGVNGQGEEACSLLFQMEEDGFKPNPITFISLLSSCSHSGLVKEGCSYFYLMMTKYGIQPSLEHWTCIIDMFGRAGRLEEAYQLIKYGFQCNLLSDCDAIWGALLSSCRENMNMELGTLAAEQLSRLAPQNCGYYTLLSNLYASVNRWDEAEKVRRVFDNGKLVKKPVFFLLDRLLMEPNFQASNYVGLKNTIFLTLHL, encoded by the exons ATGTATTCGAAAATTGGAAGAACTCAAGATGCTGTCTTGGTGTTCGAAGAAATGCCCATGAGAGATGCAGTATCATACAATACGATGATCAATGGTTTTGGGTCAAATGGGTTTTATGAGGAGGTGATGATGGTTTTTTATCAGATACTCAAGTCGGGTttcttaccaaatatggaatctGTTTCCCATGCAATCATGGCTTGTGGTGAACTGAAGTGCATGTCAATGGGGTTGTTGATTCATTGTTTTGTGATTCAAAAAGGCTTTTACTCGGATGTTGCCATTGTTAATTCATTGATTTCGATGTATGTTAAAGCAGGTAGGCTTGAGATAGGGCGTcatattttttatgaaatgCAAAAGAGAGATCTAGTATCTTGGAATTCGTTGATCACCGGGTATGCACGGAATGGTGATTGGTTTGAAGCAGTTGACCTTTTCTTAACCATGCAGAAGGTTGAAAGTTTTACTCCAAGTCCAGTGaccttcttgggtttggtaataGCTTGTGGGCAGGCTAGAAATCTTTATATGGGGGAGAGTATACATGGCTTGTTGATCCACATGGGCCTGTTATCTGATTTTCGGTTAGGAACCTCAATTGTTGACATGTATTCGAAATGTGGGAGAGTTGATTGTGCTCGAAGCATATTTGACGTTGACTTGTCGGAAAGAAGCTTGGTTTCATGGAATTCACTGATTGCAGGGTATTCACAGAATGGGTATGATTATGATGCAGTGTTGCTGTTTGAACAGATGCTATTAGACACACATGTTAAGCCTGATTCAATCACCATTGCTAATGTTATTCCTGCATATGCAAGCTTAGCAGACCTGAGAAGCGTTAGTACAGTCCATGGAATTGTTATCAAGAGAGGTCTTGAGTTGGAAAGTGATACTGTTTTGGGCACTGCAATGGTTGATGCATATGGCAAGTGTTTAGATATTGAATCTGCTACCTCTTTGTTTGCCTCCATGCGGAAATTCAATGTTGCTACTTGGAATGCATTGATTTCAGGGTACAATCTGAGCCAGCATGCTAACTGGGGCTTATCACTTTTTCTTGAAATGCTTCAGAGTGAGGTCTTGCCAGATTCAATCACCATGGTGATGCTGTTTCAATCATGTGGTGTATTTGGATCTCTAAAACAAGGAAGTATGCTTCATTGCCATTGCCTTTCTAGAGGTTTTGATTCACATATCACTGTTGGGAATGCCATTATAGACATGTACATGAGATTTGGGGGTGTAACTACTTCAGTGGTGCTTTTCAACATTATGCCTTCAAAGAATGTAATCACATGGAACACAATGCTTTGTGGATATGTCAAGAATGGTCTATCAACCCTGGCACTGAAATTGTTTCACCAAATGCAGTTGGAAAACCATCCTAAAGTGGACCCAGTCACAATGATCTCCATTATTCAGGCCTCTACTACCATTTCAGCTGGTCAAGGTGCTGAAATGATGCATGGTTTTGCTTTGAAAATTGGCTTTGACTCGGACACTATGGTTGGCAATTCATTGGTTGATGCTTATGCAAAGAATGGTTTTATAGTCAATGCAAGGTCCTTGTTTGAGCAGATGGGTCGGTCAAGAGATCAAAGTTCCTGGAACACGATGATTGCAGGTTGTGGAGTGAATGGACAAGGAGAAGAGGCTTGTTCACTCCTCTTTCAAATGGAAGAAGATGGCTTTAAACCGAATCCAATCACTTTTATATCTTTACTGTCTTCTTGCAGTCACTCGGGCCTTGTCAAGGAGGGGTGCAgctatttttatttgatgatgacaaaATATGGAATCCAGCCATCTTTAGAGCATTGGACATGCATTATTGATATGTTTGGACGGGCTGGGAGACTAGAAGAAGCATATCAGTTGATTAAATATGGGTTTCAGTGTAATCTCTTATCAGATTGTGATGCCATCTGGGGAGCCCTCTTGAGCTCCTGTAGGGAAAATATGAATATGGAACTTGGAACACTCGCAGCGGAACAGCTTTCCAGACTGGCTCCACAAAACTGTGGGTATTACACATTGCTATCAAATTTGTATGCCTCTGTGAATAGATGGGATGAAGCAGAGAAGGTGAGAAGAGTGTTTGACAATGGGAAACTAGTGAAGAAACCAG TGTTCTTCCTCTTGGATAGATTGCTCATGGAGCCAAATTTTCAGGCTTCCAACTATGTAGGACTAAAGAATACCATATTCTTGACTCTTCACTTGTAG